One genomic segment of Paenibacillus durus includes these proteins:
- a CDS encoding chemotaxis protein CheD, which yields MIEEQSVIKVGMADLNVGSHDKVIRTTGLGSCVGLTLYDPEKKLGGMAHVMLPSSEIAREGKLNIAKFADTAIPELLSRLLSLGAIRSRIVAKMAGGSQMFAFAGGNDTMRIGPRNVESCKRTLENLNIPLLAEDTGGSYGRTIEIACSSGLLYIRSVQKGVKEL from the coding sequence ATGATAGAGGAGCAAAGTGTTATAAAGGTGGGAATGGCTGATCTGAACGTAGGCAGCCACGATAAAGTAATCCGCACCACAGGTCTTGGCTCATGCGTTGGACTTACACTTTACGATCCCGAGAAAAAATTGGGGGGAATGGCTCATGTCATGCTGCCATCATCGGAGATCGCCCGCGAAGGGAAGCTTAACATTGCCAAATTCGCAGATACGGCAATCCCCGAGCTTTTATCCCGCTTGCTCAGTCTCGGTGCGATCCGCAGCCGGATTGTGGCCAAAATGGCCGGCGGTTCCCAAATGTTCGCTTTTGCCGGCGGGAACGACACAATGAGAATTGGCCCGCGCAATGTGGAATCCTGTAAGCGAACTTTGGAGAATTTGAATATTCCTTTATTGGCGGAAGATACGGGGGGCAGTTACGGCCGTACGATCGAGATCGCCTGCAGTTCCGGATTATTGTATATCCGCAGTGTGCAAAAAGGTGTTAAGGAATTATAA
- a CDS encoding chemotaxis protein CheC: MEMFKYQKDFKMDVLKEVGNIGAGNAATALSQLLNKPIDMAVPKVQLLGFEEIAEKVGGAEEVVFAVFLRVEGEAPGNLFFILSPDAARNLLRRVAGISEVSGEELSEMELSALNEIGNILAGSYLSSLADFTSLSMYPTVPALAMDMAGAILSYGLLQFGQMGDDALLIDTTFLEGQDEIEGQFFLIPDPESFPKIFQSLGVPFE, translated from the coding sequence ATGGAAATGTTCAAATATCAGAAAGATTTTAAAATGGATGTCCTAAAGGAAGTCGGGAATATCGGAGCTGGGAACGCCGCCACAGCTTTGTCCCAATTGCTGAACAAGCCGATTGATATGGCGGTTCCTAAAGTTCAATTGCTTGGATTCGAGGAGATCGCTGAAAAAGTGGGCGGTGCCGAAGAGGTTGTCTTTGCAGTTTTTCTGCGCGTCGAAGGCGAGGCGCCGGGGAATTTGTTCTTTATACTGTCGCCGGATGCGGCACGCAATTTGCTGAGACGTGTAGCGGGCATCTCTGAGGTGTCGGGCGAAGAACTGAGTGAAATGGAACTCTCCGCACTCAATGAAATTGGTAATATATTGGCGGGGTCCTACCTCTCGTCCCTGGCCGACTTTACTTCCCTTTCCATGTACCCGACGGTACCGGCTTTGGCGATGGACATGGCGGGAGCGATTTTGAGCTACGGGCTTTTGCAGTTCGGACAGATGGGAGACGACGCACTCCTGATCGATACAACATTTTTGGAAGGGCAGGATGAGATTGAAGGCCAGTTCTTTCTTATTCCGGATCCTGAATCGTTTCCTAAAATTTTTCAATCTCTGGGAGTGCCGTTTGAATGA
- a CDS encoding chemotaxis protein CheW: MAEDIKVIVFKLATEEYGIEVDKVQTIERLMPITRVPKTYNFIKGVINLRGVVIPVIDLRGRFGLEEAEHTDQTRIIIVVVNEMEVGFIVDSANDVIDLNRESIDTPPEVVGGIKAKYLDGVAKIGEDRLLIMLNLSEVLNKNEIVQLESFEG, translated from the coding sequence ATGGCAGAAGATATTAAAGTCATTGTCTTTAAATTAGCTACCGAGGAATATGGGATCGAAGTGGATAAAGTTCAAACAATCGAGCGTCTGATGCCGATTACGCGGGTTCCGAAGACGTACAACTTTATCAAAGGGGTCATCAATCTGCGCGGCGTCGTTATCCCCGTGATCGATCTTCGAGGAAGATTTGGTCTGGAGGAGGCAGAGCATACCGATCAGACCCGCATCATTATCGTTGTTGTCAATGAGATGGAGGTCGGCTTTATCGTGGATTCGGCCAACGATGTGATCGATTTGAACAGGGAATCCATCGATACACCTCCGGAAGTGGTAGGGGGCATTAAAGCCAAGTACTTGGATGGTGTGGCCAAAATAGGAGAGGATCGCCTGCTCATTATGCTTAATTTGTCAGAAGTCCTCAATAAGAACGAAATCGTGCAACTGGAAAGTTTCGAGGGCTGA
- a CDS encoding chemotaxis protein CheA, which yields MDMNQYLSMFIDESNDHLQSLNENMMGLEANPDDLSIVQVIFRSAHTLKGMAATMGFEDLASLTHQMENVLDLVRNGKLVMQDFIFDTLFKSLDALEAMVQDITAGGEGKADVSAIVSSLQAIVRGEVPSAQGEGAAPAAAAPKETEAPALLDEFQLSVLEQSIQEGLQVLFIQVSLRKDCQLRAVRAYMVFELLERFGEVVKSFPSVQDIEQEKFDYSFSLYYISQKTAEEMQTLIMGVSEIDNVTSVALDVETLSQLGKAEVAAAVEEAPPVPARENIPPANETPAAAPKREEAKKAPAKSAGAPSRTIRVDIDRLDVLMNLLSELLIDRVRLEQHASDIQSGELTETVEHMSRVSADLQNIVMKLRMVPVDTVFNRFPRMVRDLAKSLDKKVDLIITGAETELDRTVVDEIGDPLVHLLRNALDHGVESVSDRIAAGKPETGSIHLRAFHSGNHVFIEIQDDGAGISREKVLKSAINKGIVTAEQAAAMSDNEAHQLLFAAGFSTAEVISDISGRGVGLDVVKAKISSLGGNVTIYSTPGKGTTFSVQLPLTLSIIAAMLVRLGSEKYAIPLSSIVETGIVKRSQIRSVHGAKMLEFRGSHIPIVSLSTIFNVPDYDDSDEEETEIVVIRKGDKLVALTVQDFIGQNEIVIKNLGKYLPSIQGISGGTILGDGQVALIIDANAFIK from the coding sequence ATGGACATGAATCAGTATTTATCCATGTTTATTGATGAGTCGAATGATCATCTGCAGTCTTTGAACGAGAATATGATGGGCCTGGAGGCCAATCCGGACGATCTCAGTATTGTGCAGGTGATCTTCCGCTCCGCACATACCTTAAAAGGCATGGCGGCGACAATGGGATTTGAAGATCTGGCTTCGCTAACCCACCAGATGGAGAATGTACTGGACCTGGTGCGAAACGGCAAGCTGGTTATGCAGGATTTTATTTTTGACACTTTATTCAAGAGTCTTGATGCGCTTGAAGCCATGGTTCAGGATATTACTGCCGGTGGAGAGGGTAAAGCCGACGTATCTGCCATTGTGTCCTCTCTTCAAGCAATTGTGCGCGGCGAAGTGCCGTCGGCTCAGGGAGAAGGCGCCGCGCCGGCAGCCGCTGCACCCAAGGAAACGGAAGCACCGGCTCTTCTCGATGAATTCCAACTATCGGTTCTTGAACAATCGATTCAGGAAGGACTTCAGGTGCTATTCATTCAAGTATCGCTTCGTAAAGACTGTCAGCTCCGCGCGGTGAGGGCTTATATGGTCTTTGAACTGCTAGAGCGTTTCGGTGAAGTCGTGAAATCCTTCCCTTCGGTTCAGGATATCGAGCAGGAAAAGTTTGATTACAGCTTTTCACTCTATTATATCTCCCAGAAGACTGCCGAGGAAATGCAGACTCTGATCATGGGAGTATCCGAGATCGATAATGTAACGTCGGTGGCGCTTGATGTGGAGACGCTGAGCCAGCTTGGAAAGGCGGAAGTCGCCGCCGCTGTGGAGGAGGCCCCCCCAGTTCCTGCGCGAGAGAACATCCCTCCGGCTAACGAAACGCCCGCAGCAGCCCCCAAAAGAGAAGAAGCCAAGAAGGCTCCTGCCAAAAGCGCCGGCGCTCCATCACGCACCATCCGTGTCGATATCGACCGTCTGGATGTTCTTATGAACCTGCTCAGCGAGCTTCTAATCGACAGGGTGCGGCTGGAGCAGCATGCTTCGGATATCCAGAGCGGAGAATTGACCGAGACGGTTGAGCATATGAGCCGAGTGAGTGCCGACCTGCAGAATATAGTCATGAAGCTGCGGATGGTACCGGTGGATACGGTGTTCAATCGTTTTCCCCGTATGGTTCGCGATCTTGCCAAGTCACTCGACAAAAAGGTGGACCTGATCATTACGGGCGCTGAAACCGAGCTCGACCGGACCGTCGTCGACGAAATCGGCGATCCGCTCGTTCACCTCTTGCGTAATGCGCTCGACCATGGGGTCGAATCCGTATCCGACCGGATCGCCGCCGGCAAACCGGAGACCGGCTCCATTCATTTGCGTGCCTTCCACAGCGGCAACCACGTCTTTATAGAAATTCAGGATGACGGCGCCGGCATTTCCCGCGAGAAGGTGCTGAAATCCGCGATTAATAAGGGAATCGTCACTGCGGAGCAAGCTGCGGCAATGAGTGACAATGAGGCCCATCAGCTGTTGTTCGCCGCAGGATTCAGCACAGCCGAGGTTATTTCCGATATATCGGGCCGGGGGGTCGGGTTGGATGTCGTGAAAGCTAAGATTTCATCGCTTGGAGGCAACGTCACCATCTATTCCACTCCGGGGAAAGGTACTACATTCTCTGTTCAGCTTCCGCTTACGCTGTCCATTATAGCCGCCATGCTGGTCCGGCTGGGCTCGGAGAAATATGCGATTCCGCTCTCTTCCATTGTGGAGACAGGAATCGTGAAGCGGTCGCAGATTCGCAGCGTCCATGGTGCCAAGATGTTGGAGTTCCGGGGTTCCCATATCCCGATCGTATCCCTAAGCACCATTTTTAATGTGCCAGACTATGACGATAGCGACGAAGAAGAGACCGAAATTGTTGTCATTCGCAAAGGTGACAAGCTCGTTGCGCTCACGGTGCAGGATTTCATTGGCCAGAACGAAATTGTCATTAAGAATCTAGGCAAGTACTTGCCTAGTATCCAGGGAATATCGGGAGGCACAATTCTTGGCGACGGACAGGTTGCGCTAATTATCGATGCCAACGCTTTTATTAAGTAA
- the cheB gene encoding chemotaxis-specific protein-glutamate methyltransferase CheB, with translation MKPYKVLVVDDSAFMRKIISDLIEKDADFQVTATAVNGRQAVEKVKELQPDLVTMDVEMPEMNGLEALKLIMLDHPLPVIMLSGINEEGMKETILALEGGAFDFIRKPSVSSSHDINSVGEALREQMKEAMLARERREARSASELQSTGGSPALQPPEPASPPPPVKPADKPDGGAAEHIPSREIKDIKAPITRPPSPVTGKPAESKSADKPPVPRSERTKSVPPRAKPEAGQIKTFSQKKSDVPADLAAPKPPKSGAGPDTPVAAGKDRKFSVNGLTKLVAVGCSTGGPRALKALLENIPADFPAPIVIVQHMPPNFTKSLAQRLNTFSPLDVMEAEQGMILRKGAAYIAPGGYHMKVTETAGGQYAVALSKEEARNGHRPSVDTLFESLLPLKALERHAVIMTGMGGDGAKMMKSLYDAGITSTFAESEETCVVYGMPRSAVELQCVTYILPLQDIAPRLVQVVK, from the coding sequence ATGAAGCCATATAAAGTTCTGGTAGTGGATGATTCAGCATTTATGCGCAAAATCATTTCCGATTTAATTGAAAAGGACGCCGACTTCCAAGTAACGGCAACGGCAGTCAACGGACGACAAGCGGTTGAGAAGGTGAAGGAACTGCAGCCGGATCTTGTCACCATGGACGTGGAAATGCCGGAAATGAATGGCCTTGAAGCATTGAAGCTGATCATGCTTGACCATCCCCTTCCTGTCATCATGCTGTCCGGTATTAATGAAGAAGGAATGAAAGAGACCATCCTTGCACTGGAAGGCGGGGCCTTCGACTTTATTCGCAAACCCTCGGTTTCCAGCTCCCATGATATCAACAGTGTTGGGGAAGCGCTGAGGGAGCAAATGAAGGAAGCCATGCTTGCTCGCGAACGCCGGGAAGCGCGGTCTGCGTCGGAGCTTCAAAGCACAGGCGGTTCACCCGCATTGCAGCCGCCCGAACCTGCTTCTCCCCCGCCGCCAGTCAAGCCGGCGGATAAGCCGGACGGAGGCGCAGCGGAACACATCCCTAGCCGGGAAATAAAGGATATTAAAGCGCCGATCACACGGCCGCCCTCGCCGGTTACCGGGAAGCCCGCCGAAAGCAAGAGTGCAGACAAGCCGCCGGTTCCTCGCTCAGAGCGAACAAAAAGCGTCCCTCCTAGAGCGAAGCCGGAAGCCGGACAAATCAAGACTTTTTCCCAGAAGAAATCGGACGTCCCGGCTGATCTTGCTGCGCCGAAGCCGCCGAAATCAGGAGCGGGTCCAGATACTCCCGTAGCGGCAGGCAAGGATCGCAAATTCAGCGTGAATGGGCTGACAAAGCTTGTGGCCGTCGGATGTTCAACAGGCGGACCGCGCGCGCTGAAAGCTTTGCTTGAGAATATTCCGGCCGATTTTCCCGCACCGATTGTTATCGTGCAGCATATGCCCCCCAATTTTACGAAGTCGCTTGCCCAGCGGCTGAATACCTTTAGTCCTTTGGATGTCATGGAGGCGGAGCAGGGAATGATTCTGCGGAAAGGAGCGGCTTATATTGCTCCGGGGGGGTATCACATGAAGGTCACGGAAACCGCTGGAGGGCAGTATGCTGTAGCTCTGTCAAAGGAGGAAGCCCGTAACGGTCATCGTCCTTCGGTGGACACGCTGTTCGAGTCACTGCTTCCACTAAAAGCTTTGGAGCGCCATGCGGTTATTATGACCGGAATGGGAGGCGATGGCGCCAAGATGATGAAGTCGCTATATGACGCGGGTATCACCTCAACCTTTGCCGAGAGCGAAGAAACCTGTGTCGTTTACGGGATGCCGCGTTCCGCAGTTGAGCTCCAGTGTGTCACTTATATTTTGCCGTTGCAAGACATTGCTCCAAGACTGGTTCAAGTCGTTAAATAA
- a CDS encoding MinD/ParA family protein, with product MTDQAQSLRQLVAGQNRKLSDRGTGTARIITVCSGKGGVGKSNFTLNFALTLKSMGKRVLLFDADIGMANLDVLMGVSAEYNLYHLLGREASIEQIIQTGPNHLPFIAGGSGLEELFSLSESDLNYFTSQIAAIADEMEYILFDTGAGLSKETMNFIASADDCLVVTTPEPTAITDAYALMKVVHTSHPSIVFKLIINQVSNIKEATATSDKIRLTARRFLQVDIPFLGYISSDNHVVQAVKRQIPFSLAYPNSAAAKDLHRLTLRYLSSDRSSASAELQGIKGFLSKWLHRI from the coding sequence ATGACGGATCAGGCTCAATCGTTGAGACAGCTTGTCGCTGGACAAAACAGAAAGCTTAGCGATAGAGGAACAGGCACCGCACGAATAATCACTGTATGCAGCGGAAAAGGCGGAGTCGGCAAGTCGAATTTCACTCTTAACTTTGCGCTTACACTCAAGAGTATGGGAAAAAGGGTGCTTCTTTTCGACGCCGATATCGGCATGGCCAACCTGGATGTTCTGATGGGTGTCTCGGCGGAATACAATCTTTACCATTTACTTGGCAGAGAAGCCAGCATTGAGCAGATTATTCAGACGGGCCCTAACCACCTGCCTTTTATTGCCGGAGGATCCGGCCTGGAAGAGCTCTTCTCGCTTTCGGAAAGCGATTTAAACTACTTCACATCCCAAATTGCCGCAATCGCCGATGAGATGGAGTATATTCTATTTGATACGGGTGCCGGACTTTCCAAAGAAACGATGAATTTCATCGCTTCAGCCGACGATTGTCTCGTTGTTACGACTCCTGAGCCGACGGCGATTACCGATGCTTACGCATTGATGAAGGTTGTTCACACTAGTCATCCGAGCATCGTGTTCAAGCTAATTATTAATCAGGTATCCAATATAAAGGAAGCGACTGCAACGAGTGACAAAATCCGGCTGACCGCCCGCCGTTTTCTGCAGGTGGATATCCCGTTCCTCGGCTATATTAGCAGCGACAATCATGTAGTACAAGCCGTTAAACGCCAGATTCCTTTCTCATTGGCCTATCCAAACAGTGCCGCTGCGAAGGATCTTCACAGACTGACGCTGCGATATTTGTCATCCGACCGTTCATCAGCCTCGGCTGAATTGCAAGGAATTAAAGGGTTTCTCAGTAAGTGGCTTCACCGTATATAA
- the flhF gene encoding flagellar biosynthesis protein FlhF, with translation MRVKRYVVDTMPDAMHSIRSELGSDAVILSTKEIRTGGFMGMFKKKKIEVVAAVENEQKQAASEQREQPLQSVPRAGVPKAYREAYASVSGNVAASGSEPSRSFAEIAASLEGAAKKQAAIAVLEEKAVPEMPMEASASYRPEVFDPVMQPPSAPLPSDRKDRSSDTSVFDEIREMKQWIERIARQSADSRELPEGLERLRLRLIEQEMDDALVEEWISDVLDNWNKDGRLWPEEKFEEALRVQVEGFLADKIGEGISPDTRLLYVAGPTGVGKTTTLAKLAADQLFRHGRKVGMITSDTYRISAVEQLRTYASILNVPLEVVQSPGDLQRALSRLEGCDLVLMDTAGRNYRNELLVAELQSLLSPAMKSETYLVLSMTSKSRDMKLITEHFSKYKLDKVILTKLDETGSYGPLFNLLNDYPFMLSYMTNGQSVPDDLLIPSGELVCNLLLGTGEQ, from the coding sequence ATGAGAGTGAAGCGTTACGTTGTCGATACGATGCCGGACGCCATGCATTCCATTCGCAGCGAGCTTGGTAGTGACGCCGTCATCCTGAGCACGAAGGAAATCAGAACCGGTGGTTTCATGGGAATGTTCAAAAAAAAGAAAATCGAAGTGGTTGCCGCTGTAGAGAATGAACAGAAGCAAGCAGCTTCCGAACAGAGGGAGCAGCCGCTTCAGTCCGTCCCCCGGGCAGGTGTTCCCAAGGCCTACCGGGAGGCCTATGCCTCGGTTTCGGGAAATGTCGCCGCAAGCGGATCGGAGCCTTCACGGAGCTTTGCCGAGATTGCCGCGTCGCTCGAAGGTGCCGCTAAGAAGCAAGCAGCCATCGCCGTGCTGGAAGAGAAGGCGGTGCCGGAAATGCCAATGGAAGCTTCAGCGAGTTACCGTCCGGAGGTATTTGATCCCGTTATGCAGCCTCCTTCGGCTCCGCTTCCTTCAGACCGAAAGGATCGTTCGTCTGATACCAGCGTTTTTGATGAGATTAGAGAGATGAAGCAGTGGATCGAGCGAATCGCCCGGCAGTCCGCCGACTCGAGAGAACTTCCGGAAGGGCTGGAACGGCTCCGCCTGCGGTTGATCGAGCAGGAAATGGACGACGCACTGGTAGAAGAATGGATCAGTGATGTGCTGGATAATTGGAATAAGGACGGAAGACTGTGGCCGGAAGAAAAGTTTGAGGAAGCTCTAAGAGTACAGGTGGAGGGATTTCTTGCCGATAAAATAGGAGAAGGCATTTCTCCGGATACTCGGCTCCTGTATGTCGCTGGTCCTACAGGGGTAGGGAAGACGACGACCTTGGCCAAGCTGGCGGCCGATCAGCTCTTCAGGCATGGCCGAAAGGTCGGGATGATCACATCCGATACATACCGGATATCTGCGGTGGAGCAACTTCGGACCTATGCTTCCATTCTGAATGTCCCCCTAGAGGTTGTTCAGTCGCCGGGTGATTTGCAGCGGGCCTTATCCAGGCTGGAGGGCTGTGATCTCGTATTAATGGACACGGCTGGAAGAAACTACCGCAATGAACTTCTCGTTGCCGAACTGCAGAGTCTGCTGTCACCGGCAATGAAGAGCGAGACATACCTGGTGCTCAGCATGACGTCAAAGAGTAGAGATATGAAGCTGATTACCGAGCATTTTAGCAAATACAAGCTGGATAAAGTCATTCTGACGAAACTTGATGAAACGGGAAGCTACGGACCATTGTTCAACCTGCTTAACGATTACCCGTTCATGCTGTCATATATGACTAATGGTCAGTCCGTACCTGATGATCTTCTAATACCATCCGGAGAACTGGTATGCAATTTGCTGCTCGGAACGGGTGAACAATGA